Proteins from a genomic interval of Phycisphaerae bacterium:
- the panC gene encoding pantoate--beta-alanine ligase — protein MADQPPIVTMAQHVRQAVGAARERSRLIGFVPTMGALHAGHVSLMEAAKKSVAYVVVSIYVNPTQFGPNEDFSAYPRTMDVDRERCRQAGVDLIFAPEHDEIYPAGDQTRVCPGPLADTLCGPFRPGHFEGVCTVVAKLFNIVQPDAAYFGQKDAQQAVIIRRMVKDLRMPVRIEVCPLVRDADGLALSSRNARLRAGQREQALSLHRALCVGRDWLKTGEPSMGRIIAAMRAEIGKYPEVRVDYLSVVDPETLAPSFPPQSPLMLAGAIRVGEVRLIDNLLVDLQQ, from the coding sequence ATGGCCGATCAACCTCCCATCGTAACGATGGCCCAGCATGTTCGTCAGGCCGTCGGCGCTGCCCGCGAACGGAGCCGGCTCATCGGCTTCGTGCCGACCATGGGCGCCCTGCACGCCGGCCATGTCAGCCTGATGGAGGCGGCGAAGAAGAGCGTTGCGTACGTCGTCGTCAGCATCTACGTGAATCCGACCCAGTTCGGACCAAACGAAGATTTTTCGGCCTACCCGCGGACGATGGACGTCGATCGCGAGAGATGCCGCCAGGCAGGCGTCGATCTGATCTTCGCGCCCGAGCATGATGAAATCTACCCAGCGGGCGATCAGACGCGAGTCTGTCCCGGCCCGCTGGCCGACACGCTCTGCGGGCCGTTTCGACCGGGGCACTTTGAGGGTGTCTGCACCGTCGTGGCCAAGCTGTTCAACATCGTGCAGCCGGACGCGGCGTATTTTGGGCAAAAGGACGCCCAGCAGGCGGTCATCATTCGGCGAATGGTCAAGGACTTGCGGATGCCGGTGCGGATTGAGGTGTGCCCGCTGGTCCGCGACGCCGACGGCCTGGCGCTGTCCAGCCGCAACGCGCGCTTGAGGGCGGGACAGCGCGAGCAGGCCCTTTCGCTCCATCGGGCGCTGTGCGTGGGCCGCGATTGGCTCAAGACAGGGGAGCCATCGATGGGGCGAATCATCGCGGCCATGCGGGCGGAGATTGGCAAGTATCCGGAGGTTCGCGTCGATTATCTCAGCGTCGTCGATCCGGAGACATTGGCTCCGTCGTTCCCACCCCAAAGCCCGCTGATGCTGGCCGGAGCCATCCGTGTCGGCGAGGTGCGATTGATTGACAATCTCCTCGTGGATTTACAGCAATAG
- a CDS encoding dihydroorotate dehydrogenase codes for METRETIPDLSVALGRLTLKNPVLTASGTCGYGQEYAPFVDLSRLGGFTTKSVTVKPRPGNAPQRIVETAGGMLNAIGLANVGLEEFMAVKAPEIAKLGTAVFVNVAGHSLDDYVTVCRRVDESPAIAGIELNVSCPNVADGLMFGTDAKLLRELVAAVRPVVRRGVLIVKLSPNVTDMSAMARAAIEGGADALSMVNTFLGMVIDVETQRPVLANGTGGLSGPAIKPMAVHLVNKVYREVARKAGVPIIGIGGISRWQDAVEFMLAGATAVSVGTALYVDPTTPVKIIDGLAAYLTKRGLTSVQQLIGALRYEPGGAVDQKREAGGEG; via the coding sequence ATGGAAACTCGCGAGACAATTCCCGACCTGTCTGTCGCACTTGGACGACTCACCCTCAAGAACCCTGTACTCACGGCGTCGGGGACGTGCGGGTATGGGCAGGAGTATGCGCCGTTTGTCGATCTTTCGCGGCTCGGGGGTTTCACCACGAAAAGCGTGACGGTCAAACCGCGGCCGGGCAACGCGCCGCAGCGGATTGTCGAGACGGCGGGGGGAATGCTCAACGCGATCGGGCTGGCCAATGTCGGGCTTGAGGAGTTTATGGCCGTCAAGGCGCCGGAGATCGCCAAGTTGGGCACGGCTGTCTTCGTCAACGTGGCCGGACACAGCCTCGACGATTATGTGACGGTTTGCCGCCGCGTGGACGAATCGCCTGCGATCGCGGGGATCGAGTTGAACGTGTCGTGCCCGAACGTGGCCGACGGGCTCATGTTTGGGACCGATGCGAAGCTCCTGCGCGAACTCGTCGCGGCGGTGCGGCCGGTCGTGCGCCGCGGCGTGCTCATCGTTAAGCTATCGCCGAACGTGACGGATATGAGCGCGATGGCCCGCGCGGCGATCGAAGGCGGGGCCGACGCCCTCTCCATGGTCAACACGTTTCTCGGAATGGTGATCGATGTCGAAACCCAGCGACCGGTCCTGGCCAATGGAACGGGCGGCCTATCCGGCCCGGCGATCAAGCCGATGGCGGTGCATCTGGTGAACAAGGTGTATCGCGAAGTCGCGCGCAAAGCAGGAGTGCCGATTATCGGGATCGGCGGCATCAGCCGCTGGCAGGACGCGGTCGAGTTCATGCTGGCCGGGGCGACGGCGGTTAGCGTGGGGACGGCGCTGTACGTCGATCCGACGACGCCCGTTAAGATCATTGACGGGCTTGCGGCCTATTTGACGAAACGCGGACTGACTTCTGTGCAGCAGTTGATCGGCGCGCTGCGCTACGAACCGGGTGGGGCGGTCGACCAAAAGCGCGAGGCGGGCGGAGAGGGATAA
- a CDS encoding thrombospondin type 3 repeat-containing protein, translating to MHRNSIVRFTRVVLLVGAFGFLAGAACPMDSDMDGVSDDVDNCVMTANANQANADGDNFGDACDNCDAVANDDQADGDGDGVGNACDNCPAVANADQADGDTDGIGDACDNCPTVANADQADEDGDGLGDVCEILDLAMGDRIADKVFIYRDVRDAAAFGEAPDVTLDNATSMIDQPRTLDIADNRLYVGNLDNDTVLIFNNFLALANNQAPNVILNNAGSTIDKPSDLQVFGGDLFVANQDTNTVLIFRDVATLASADPPDVILNNAGSGISQPVGLFVAANILYVANKNNDTVTIYNEVATLANADPPDVTLNMANSLIDEPLRAFVFDNVLYVTNVNTGNGRLLAFSPADGLTNNQAPDFVLAGASALEDPIGVTVVGGRLFVTNTDEDHTAFVGFNDPASIVTGQLPDVIPDPFVRGPADEIEGILGSLWTASEDGQAVYGYLNAAAIVDGQFPDIVLYDPDFDEPKSLVVRERP from the coding sequence ATGCACAGGAATTCGATCGTTCGATTCACCCGAGTGGTTCTGCTCGTGGGGGCCTTTGGTTTCCTGGCCGGTGCGGCCTGTCCCATGGACAGCGACATGGACGGCGTCTCTGACGACGTGGACAACTGCGTCATGACGGCGAACGCCAATCAGGCGAATGCCGACGGGGATAACTTCGGCGATGCCTGCGACAACTGCGACGCCGTCGCCAATGACGATCAGGCGGATGGCGACGGGGACGGCGTCGGCAACGCGTGTGACAATTGCCCGGCCGTAGCCAACGCGGATCAAGCCGACGGCGACACGGACGGCATCGGCGATGCCTGCGACAACTGTCCGACCGTCGCGAACGCGGACCAAGCCGACGAAGACGGCGACGGTCTCGGTGATGTCTGCGAGATTCTGGACCTGGCGATGGGTGATCGAATTGCGGACAAGGTTTTCATCTATCGCGACGTCCGCGACGCCGCAGCGTTCGGCGAGGCCCCGGACGTCACGCTGGACAACGCCACATCGATGATCGATCAGCCGCGGACCCTCGACATCGCGGACAACCGCCTCTATGTGGGCAATCTGGACAACGACACAGTGTTAATCTTCAACAACTTCCTGGCCCTGGCGAATAATCAAGCCCCCAACGTGATCTTGAACAACGCAGGCTCGACCATCGATAAGCCCAGCGATCTCCAGGTCTTCGGCGGCGACCTGTTCGTGGCCAACCAGGACACGAACACGGTCCTTATTTTCCGAGATGTCGCCACGCTGGCCAGCGCTGATCCGCCGGACGTCATCCTGAACAATGCCGGTTCCGGCATCAGTCAACCGGTGGGATTATTCGTTGCGGCCAACATTCTGTATGTGGCCAACAAGAACAATGACACGGTGACGATCTACAACGAAGTGGCGACATTGGCCAACGCGGACCCTCCGGACGTGACGTTGAACATGGCCAACTCGCTAATCGACGAACCCCTACGCGCCTTCGTGTTCGACAATGTTCTGTACGTCACCAATGTCAACACGGGCAATGGCCGCCTCCTGGCCTTCAGTCCAGCTGACGGACTGACAAACAATCAGGCGCCCGATTTCGTTCTGGCTGGAGCCTCGGCGCTCGAAGACCCGATCGGCGTGACGGTGGTCGGCGGAAGGCTGTTCGTCACCAATACCGATGAAGACCACACGGCGTTTGTGGGATTCAACGATCCGGCGAGCATCGTGACGGGCCAGCTCCCGGATGTCATTCCCGATCCATTCGTGCGGGGGCCGGCAGACGAGATCGAAGGCATTCTGGGTTCGTTGTGGACGGCTAGCGAGGATGGCCAGGCGGTCTATGGCTATTTGAACGCGGCGGCCATCGTGGACGGACAATTCCCGGATATCGTGCTGTACGATCCCGACTTTGACGAGCCGAAGTCGCTGGTGGTCCGCGAGCGGCCGTAA
- a CDS encoding thrombospondin type 3 repeat-containing protein, producing the protein MLNSRVIRIGQFVFSLSAFAILAGAACPMDSDMDGVSDDVDNCVMTANANQANADGDNFGDACDNCVAVANNDQGDGDTDGFGDACDNCPTVANADQANEDGDSLGDACEILDLAMGDVSSDKVYIYYNARNAAPGQAPDVTLDMASSMIFGPRSLDLVDNRLYVGNLDNDTVLIFNGFQTLATNQAPNVVLDNAGSTLDKPSDIQVFDNDLFVANQNNDTVLIFKDVATLASADPPDVTLNNAGSGIDQPVGLVVAANILYVANKDDDTVTIYNDVATLANADPPDVTLNMANSLVQAPMRVFVFDNVLYVVTEDPGEGRVLAFSPADALTTNQAPDFVLAAGLDDPIAVTVVGGRLYVANTDDEAPAFVGFNDPATLMTNDFPDVSVITFTTVKDSEEIEGILGTLWMTGADNTAIYGYLNAASIVEDQPPDIILFDATMDAPKSLVVRERP; encoded by the coding sequence ATGTTGAACAGTAGAGTCATTCGAATAGGTCAGTTCGTGTTTTCGCTCTCAGCTTTTGCGATATTAGCCGGTGCGGCCTGTCCCATGGACAGCGACATGGACGGCGTCTCCGACGACGTGGACAACTGCGTCATGACGGCGAACGCCAATCAGGCGAATGCCGATGGGGACAATTTCGGCGACGCCTGTGACAACTGCGTCGCGGTCGCCAACAACGATCAGGGCGACGGTGATACGGACGGCTTCGGCGACGCCTGCGACAATTGCCCGACAGTGGCCAACGCGGACCAGGCGAACGAAGACGGCGACAGCCTGGGCGATGCCTGCGAGATACTGGACTTGGCGATGGGAGACGTAAGCAGTGACAAGGTGTACATCTACTACAACGCTCGCAATGCCGCCCCCGGCCAGGCGCCGGACGTGACTCTGGACATGGCGTCATCGATGATCTTCGGGCCGCGCTCTTTGGACCTGGTGGATAACCGCTTGTACGTGGGAAATCTCGATAACGACACCGTTTTGATCTTCAACGGCTTCCAGACTCTGGCCACAAACCAGGCCCCGAATGTGGTCTTGGACAATGCCGGTTCTACGTTGGACAAACCCAGCGACATTCAAGTCTTTGATAATGATCTCTTTGTGGCCAATCAGAATAATGACACCGTGCTCATCTTTAAGGATGTGGCCACCCTGGCCAGCGCCGATCCGCCGGATGTGACCCTGAACAACGCGGGCTCGGGGATTGACCAACCTGTCGGCCTGGTCGTAGCAGCCAACATCCTATATGTGGCCAACAAGGACGATGATACCGTAACGATTTACAACGACGTGGCCACGCTGGCCAACGCTGACCCGCCGGACGTGACCTTGAACATGGCCAATTCACTGGTTCAGGCTCCTATGCGAGTCTTCGTCTTTGACAACGTTCTTTACGTCGTGACCGAAGACCCCGGCGAAGGCCGGGTATTGGCCTTCAGCCCCGCCGATGCACTGACGACCAATCAAGCGCCCGATTTTGTCCTCGCAGCAGGCTTGGACGATCCGATTGCCGTTACCGTGGTCGGCGGGCGTCTTTATGTCGCCAACACAGATGACGAGGCCCCCGCGTTTGTTGGATTCAATGATCCAGCGACCCTGATGACCAACGACTTTCCGGACGTCTCGGTGATCACGTTCACCACCGTCAAGGACTCCGAAGAAATCGAGGGCATTCTTGGCACGCTTTGGATGACCGGGGCCGACAACACCGCAATCTACGGCTATCTCAATGCCGCTAGCATTGTCGAAGACCAACCGCCCGACATTATTCTGTTCGACGCAACGATGGATGCTCCCAAATCGTTGGTCGTGCGCGAACGGCCATGA
- a CDS encoding thrombospondin type 3 repeat-containing protein, translating into MVNDGILRFSRIMFSLTAFTILAGAACPMDSDMDGVSDDVDNCVMTANANQANADGDNFGDACDNCDAVANNDQADGDTDGFGDACDNCPTVANADQADEDGDGIGDVCEILDLVTDDPVASRVFIYRDVRNAAPAGEAPDAILDNATSLISNPNALELADNRLFVGNTGTNTVTIYNNFLTIASNQAPSIILDNAGSGISNPTDMIVFNGDLYVACAGNQTVRVFRDVTTLATNQAADIVLDNAGSGITNPQSLTVVADILYVANDGGNTVTIYNDVATLANNQPPDVTLNNAMSLISGAEEVEVFDNILYVGQDNPGEGGVLTFSPADGLTNNQAPNVVLAGPARIDEPEGIAFSGGRLWVSNSDADAIDIVGFDDPATLVTGQSPDVRLSDVAPDPEQLAGILNTLWVASEDATCIHGWLNAAGIEDEDPPDIILFDPAMNEPKDVVVRERP; encoded by the coding sequence ATGGTCAACGATGGAATCCTGCGATTCAGTCGCATCATGTTCTCGCTCACTGCTTTCACGATCCTAGCCGGAGCGGCCTGTCCCATGGACAGCGACATGGATGGCGTCTCCGACGACGTGGATAACTGCGTGATGACGGCGAACGCCAACCAGGCCAACGCCGACGGGGATAACTTCGGCGATGCCTGCGACAATTGCGACGCGGTCGCCAACAACGACCAGGCCGACGGAGACACCGACGGCTTCGGCGATGCGTGTGACAATTGCCCGACCGTGGCCAACGCGGACCAGGCCGACGAAGATGGCGATGGCATTGGGGATGTGTGCGAGATCCTGGATCTGGTCACCGACGATCCCGTCGCCAGCAGGGTGTTTATCTATCGCGACGTCCGCAACGCGGCCCCGGCGGGTGAGGCGCCGGACGCCATCCTGGACAACGCCACGTCCCTGATCTCGAACCCCAACGCCCTCGAACTCGCCGACAACCGGCTTTTTGTCGGTAACACCGGGACCAATACGGTCACGATCTACAACAATTTCCTGACGATCGCCAGCAACCAGGCCCCCAGTATCATTCTGGACAACGCCGGTTCCGGCATCAGCAATCCCACGGACATGATCGTCTTCAACGGCGACCTGTACGTTGCCTGCGCGGGCAACCAAACGGTGCGGGTCTTCAGAGACGTGACGACGTTGGCGACCAATCAGGCGGCGGACATCGTGCTGGATAACGCGGGCTCGGGGATCACCAACCCGCAGAGCCTGACGGTCGTCGCGGACATTCTTTACGTTGCGAATGACGGCGGCAACACGGTCACCATTTATAACGATGTCGCCACGCTGGCGAACAATCAACCGCCGGACGTGACGCTGAACAATGCCATGTCGCTCATCAGCGGCGCCGAAGAAGTCGAGGTGTTTGACAACATCTTGTACGTCGGCCAGGACAATCCCGGCGAAGGCGGCGTCCTCACCTTCAGCCCCGCCGATGGATTGACCAACAACCAGGCCCCCAACGTCGTGCTGGCCGGTCCGGCACGGATTGACGAGCCGGAGGGTATCGCCTTCAGCGGCGGGCGACTCTGGGTCTCCAACAGCGACGCCGACGCGATCGACATCGTAGGTTTCGACGACCCTGCCACGCTGGTCACCGGCCAGTCGCCCGACGTACGCCTGTCGGATGTCGCGCCGGATCCCGAACAGTTGGCAGGAATTCTGAACACCCTCTGGGTGGCCAGCGAGGATGCGACGTGCATCCACGGCTGGCTCAACGCCGCCGGGATTGAGGACGAGGATCCGCCGGATATTATCCTGTTCGATCCGGCCATGAACGAGCCGAAGGATGTCGTCGTCCGCGAGCGACCGTAG
- a CDS encoding methyltransferase domain-containing protein, translating into MAQADPQHTATPPSPPEPAVVRHAVKHRARHEFDSWAQSYDTSIVQHLLFRPAYRMFMEELYRWRRADEREFDLLDIGSGTGSWLAMVAGSGLPGRRLVGLDYSASMCGVAAAKAKAVEDAPGFVNGDAEHLPFADESFDVLTCSHSFHHYPHQAVAIREMKRILRPGGRLMLIDGFRDNIIGWVLFDVFITRAESTAEAKVFHAPWSVMRKYFEDAGFVDVRQRKTGIWAPIFLTVGVA; encoded by the coding sequence ATGGCCCAGGCCGACCCGCAACACACCGCAACACCGCCCTCCCCACCTGAGCCGGCGGTTGTCCGGCACGCCGTCAAGCATCGTGCGCGGCACGAGTTCGATTCGTGGGCGCAAAGCTATGACACCTCGATTGTCCAGCACCTGCTGTTTCGGCCGGCTTATCGGATGTTCATGGAAGAGCTCTATCGCTGGCGGCGGGCCGACGAGCGTGAGTTCGACCTGTTGGACATCGGCAGCGGGACGGGGTCGTGGCTGGCGATGGTGGCGGGCAGCGGCCTGCCGGGGCGGCGGCTGGTGGGGCTCGACTATTCGGCCTCGATGTGCGGCGTGGCGGCGGCGAAGGCGAAGGCCGTTGAAGACGCCCCGGGATTCGTCAACGGGGACGCCGAGCACCTGCCCTTCGCGGATGAGTCGTTTGACGTGCTGACGTGCAGCCACTCTTTCCATCACTACCCGCACCAGGCCGTCGCGATCCGGGAGATGAAGCGGATTTTGCGCCCCGGCGGCCGGCTGATGCTCATCGACGGCTTCCGGGACAACATCATCGGCTGGGTCCTGTTCGACGTCTTCATCACCCGCGCCGAGAGCACGGCGGAGGCCAAGGTCTTTCACGCCCCGTGGAGCGTGATGCGAAAATACTTCGAGGACGCCGGGTTCGTCGATGTCCGCCAGCGCAAGACCGGCATCTGGGCGCCGATCTTTTTGACGGTCGGCGTGGCGTAA
- a CDS encoding cysteine hydrolase family protein has product MSVAARRNSFNRILVDLNTQCDLLLPRGALPVTNRTEILPNIRRLINWGRIEALPVISTLEAHRPGESIQGLPSYCIDRTSGQRKLPFTLLPRRIICSGDNTFDLPLDIFRRYQQVIFTKRKRDFLSNPKADRLVNLVASHHLVVFGTVAEHCVKAAVLGLLARQHRIAVVTDACGFWSAGDAELAMRQLDAKGAVLVTTEELVSGAADERIRASRPMIFSDTEEPEAAYTAGNGNGNGNGRNGHAKSNGNGKPAIDLSRIGPAKSAPTSVEDVSELRLPPVARTRRQGLGTSAAKPPTGLA; this is encoded by the coding sequence ATGAGCGTTGCAGCGCGCCGCAATTCGTTCAATCGAATACTGGTAGATCTCAACACGCAATGTGATCTGTTATTGCCTCGCGGGGCGTTACCGGTCACCAATCGCACGGAGATCCTGCCGAACATCAGACGTCTGATCAATTGGGGTCGCATCGAGGCCCTGCCGGTGATCTCGACGTTGGAAGCGCATCGCCCCGGCGAATCGATCCAGGGCCTGCCGTCCTATTGCATTGATCGCACTTCGGGGCAGCGCAAGCTGCCCTTTACGTTGCTTCCCCGCCGCATCATCTGCTCGGGCGACAACACGTTCGATTTGCCTCTCGATATCTTCCGCCGCTACCAGCAGGTCATCTTCACCAAGCGCAAGCGCGACTTTCTTTCCAATCCCAAGGCCGACCGGCTGGTGAATCTGGTGGCATCGCACCACCTCGTGGTCTTCGGCACCGTGGCCGAGCATTGCGTCAAGGCGGCGGTCCTGGGCCTTCTGGCCCGGCAACACCGCATCGCGGTTGTCACCGATGCGTGCGGATTCTGGAGCGCTGGCGATGCAGAGCTGGCCATGCGCCAGTTGGATGCCAAGGGCGCGGTACTGGTAACGACGGAAGAGCTGGTCTCCGGGGCCGCCGACGAGCGGATCAGGGCCAGCCGGCCGATGATCTTTTCCGATACCGAGGAGCCCGAAGCGGCCTACACCGCGGGTAACGGCAACGGAAATGGAAACGGCCGCAATGGTCACGCCAAGTCCAACGGAAACGGCAAGCCCGCGATTGATCTTTCGCGGATCGGCCCCGCCAAGTCCGCCCCAACGTCGGTGGAGGACGTCTCCGAGCTTCGCCTCCCTCCGGTCGCTCGCACTCGGCGCCAGGGGTTGGGCACGTCGGCGGCCAAACCGCCGACGGGACTTGCTTGA
- a CDS encoding 4Fe-4S dicluster domain-containing protein: protein MAKKLPKQLAILDEDICTGCDACVTVCPVDCIDKIKDPLHPRYAMGICTIDLQVCIGCKLCAQVCPWDVITMVPTDQVLVQDKYRELLAPEQLAMAK, encoded by the coding sequence ATGGCGAAGAAACTCCCCAAGCAACTGGCCATCCTCGACGAGGACATCTGCACCGGCTGCGACGCCTGCGTGACGGTCTGCCCGGTCGATTGCATCGACAAGATCAAAGACCCGTTGCACCCGCGATATGCGATGGGAATTTGCACGATTGATTTGCAGGTGTGCATCGGCTGCAAGCTGTGCGCGCAAGTTTGCCCGTGGGACGTGATCACGATGGTGCCAACGGATCAAGTGCTGGTGCAGGACAAATACCGCGAGCTGCTCGCGCCGGAGCAGTTGGCGATGGCGAAGTAG
- a CDS encoding (2Fe-2S) ferredoxin domain-containing protein → MPAFEKHVFVCTNARDEGHPRGCCSAKGSVAIRERLKELVEQRGLKRKIRVNTAGCLDQCEHGVTIVVYPEAVWYGFVKMEDVDEILESHLVGGKPVERLRLPPECIDTERCRHKGGGTVQLGLGR, encoded by the coding sequence ATGCCCGCGTTTGAAAAGCACGTCTTCGTCTGCACGAACGCCCGCGACGAGGGGCATCCGCGTGGCTGCTGCTCGGCGAAGGGCTCCGTCGCGATCCGCGAGCGGCTCAAGGAGCTCGTCGAGCAGCGTGGTCTCAAGCGGAAAATCCGCGTAAACACGGCCGGCTGCCTCGATCAGTGCGAACATGGTGTGACCATCGTCGTCTATCCCGAGGCGGTGTGGTATGGATTTGTGAAGATGGAGGACGTGGATGAGATCCTCGAATCGCACCTCGTCGGCGGCAAACCGGTCGAGCGACTGCGCCTCCCGCCGGAGTGCATCGATACGGAGCGATGCCGTCACAAGGGTGGGGGAACGGTGCAGCTAGGGTTGGGACGCTAG
- a CDS encoding MFS transporter, which translates to MSQPASTTPPAIEYAVAKQPKHPPGYRLRRGQNWFFLGLTYASYYFCRYNLGIVAPEFKSALGFSNTQYGAIDAARNWAYAIGQFVNGLFTDRLGGKQAMTIGALGTVVLNLLFGLTAWSHFVWLFAALFVIRMFDGYMQAFGAPGMVKINTAWFRRQERGAFAGIFGFMLNLGQTGVGQLASMLAAGFSVPLIFYTLTVPHLDWRYMFIIPPAAVLVIVVLMNLMVKNHPEEAGFRILHDDEDPNDDPHARIHLAEVFRKITSNSIVWIVAGAYFCTGFVRTAIFAWYAIYLKEAWGVGKTGYGANLFWWFTTILLPFLASFGSLGSGYVSDRLFKGRRAPVAAGLYFAQAIFTILAILMSVGYFPSSLGLAITLILGIHIACNATHSILGTAAAMDLGGRKMAGFAAGVIDSFQYIGAGLAGLGLGWFLDQFAITPPPATTVPAVMPSAVLKLMSPTVWFSSMLPFALLGTILMTYLWICHRGKDTRGT; encoded by the coding sequence ATGTCGCAGCCCGCGTCGACGACTCCCCCGGCGATCGAGTACGCAGTCGCCAAACAGCCCAAACACCCGCCCGGCTATCGGCTGCGCCGGGGGCAGAACTGGTTTTTCCTCGGCTTAACGTACGCCTCTTATTACTTTTGCCGCTACAACCTGGGGATCGTGGCCCCCGAATTCAAATCCGCCCTGGGATTTAGCAACACCCAATACGGCGCCATCGACGCGGCCCGGAATTGGGCCTATGCCATCGGGCAATTCGTCAACGGCCTCTTTACCGACCGGCTCGGCGGCAAGCAGGCCATGACCATCGGGGCTCTGGGGACCGTCGTTTTGAACCTCCTCTTCGGCCTCACAGCGTGGTCCCACTTCGTTTGGCTCTTTGCCGCGCTGTTCGTGATTCGCATGTTCGACGGCTACATGCAGGCATTTGGCGCTCCGGGCATGGTCAAGATCAACACGGCATGGTTTCGCCGACAGGAACGCGGCGCGTTCGCGGGCATCTTCGGGTTTATGCTCAACCTGGGACAAACAGGCGTGGGACAACTCGCTTCCATGCTGGCCGCGGGTTTTTCGGTTCCACTTATTTTCTACACGTTGACCGTGCCGCACCTGGATTGGCGGTACATGTTCATCATTCCCCCGGCCGCGGTCCTTGTCATTGTCGTCCTCATGAACCTGATGGTGAAGAATCACCCTGAGGAGGCGGGCTTCCGCATCCTCCACGATGACGAGGATCCCAACGACGATCCTCATGCGCGCATCCACCTTGCCGAAGTCTTTCGGAAGATCACATCTAATTCCATCGTCTGGATCGTTGCCGGGGCCTATTTCTGTACCGGCTTTGTTCGCACAGCGATCTTTGCCTGGTACGCGATCTATTTGAAGGAAGCATGGGGAGTTGGAAAAACAGGATACGGCGCCAACCTGTTCTGGTGGTTCACGACGATTCTGCTGCCCTTTCTGGCGTCGTTTGGTTCGCTGGGTTCCGGCTATGTTTCCGACCGGCTTTTCAAGGGGCGGCGGGCGCCGGTCGCTGCGGGCTTGTACTTTGCGCAAGCGATCTTCACGATCCTCGCCATTCTCATGTCCGTCGGATACTTTCCTAGCTCCCTGGGTTTGGCGATTACGTTGATTCTCGGAATACACATCGCTTGCAATGCGACGCACTCCATCCTCGGCACCGCCGCCGCGATGGACTTGGGCGGGCGCAAAATGGCCGGATTTGCGGCAGGGGTCATCGATTCTTTTCAGTACATCGGGGCAGGCCTTGCGGGCCTCGGCCTCGGGTGGTTCCTGGATCAATTTGCAATCACACCCCCACCCGCGACCACGGTGCCCGCGGTTATGCCCAGTGCCGTACTTAAATTGATGAGTCCCACCGTCTGGTTCTCTTCCATGCTTCCGTTTGCCCTCTTGGGTACCATTCTCATGACCTACCTGTGGATCTGCCATCGCGGAAAAGACACCCGCGGAACCTAA